CCCCGCAGTTTCGGATTGGACTTCCTTCAGACCCCGCCTCACGGCGACGCCCTTGCCCTTCTCCTTGCCTTCGGCTCTGCGACAACCTGGCAGTCGGACTTGCACCGACTAAGTAACGCGCCATGCCCGGCGCACACGAAATCCGGATCGTCCAGGATCAGATGCGGCGCAACTCTGTCGACATGATCTATGGCACCGCCAGCTTCGCGGACCCACACCGGCTGCGCGTACAACAGACCTCCGGGACCGTCGAGCATACCGCCCACTTCATCGTCATCGCCGTCGGAACCGAGCCGGCCAGGCCGCCCGAAATCCCCTTCGACGAAGAATCCATCATCGACACCGACGGACTCCTCACATTAAAACGTATTCCGCAGTCCATCGTGATCGTCGGGGGTGGCGTGATCGGGACGGAATACGCGTCCATCCTGGCGACCATGGGGGTGCCGGTCATTCTGATCGATAAACGCCCACGCTTATTGGAGTTCGTCGATGCGGAAATCATCGAGGCCCTCCAGCGACAAATGAAAGAGATCGGCGTGACCCTGTACCACAAGGAAGAAGTCGTCAGCATTCAGAAAGAATTGAGCGGCCAGATTGCCGTCACCTTACAGAAGGCCAAACCCATTTCGGCAGGCACATTGATGTATGCGATTGGGCGAGTCGGTGCCACTCGCGATCTCCAGCTGGAGCACATCGGCCTCACGCCGGACAGCCGCGGCCGGCTCGCGGTCAATGAACATTTTCAAACCCCGGTCCCGCACATCTACGCGGCCGGCGACGTCATCGGCTTTCCCGCGCTGGCTTCTACCTCCATGCAGCAAGGCCGGCATGCAGCCTGCCATGCATTCGGTCACCCGGATCGCACCGATACCGCCCTGCTGCCCTACGGCATTTATGCAATCCCTGAAATTTCGATGGTGGGCCGCACAGAAGAGGACTTGGCCAAAGATCGGATCCCCTTCGGTGTCGGCATCGCCCGATACAAGGAGATTGCCCGCGGACAATTGATCGGCGACGAAATGGGCATGTTAAAGCTGTTGTTCCATCGACAGACTCGTGAGCTCTTAGGCGTCCACGCCATTGGCGAAGGCGCGACCGAGTTGATCCACATCGGGCAAGCCGTGATGGCCTATCACGGCCGCATCGAGTATTTCGTCGACACGGTCTTCAACTATCCAACTCTGGCCGAATGTTATAAAGTCGCTGCGCTAGACGGCATCAATCGGCTGCCGCGCCCCTGGCCGCCGACCCCTTAACCACATAGCACCTTGAATCAGGAGCCTCTATGTCGTTTTCAAACCATCTCCGATCCCTGGCCACCTCCATCTGGGACGACCAGTTGACCCATCCCTTCGTTGCCGCCTTGGGCAACGGCACCCTGCCGGAACGAAAATTCAAATACTACATTCTGCAGGACGCCAGATTCCTCGGCGACCTCTCACGGGTGTTCGCCGCAGGGGCGGTGAAGGCTCCGGATGCGGACAGCGCGCTCCGCTTTGCCAAGCTGGCCGAAGAAACCATCGTCGTCGAGCGTAGCCTCCACGAAAGCTACGGCACCCAGTGGAAGATGAGCACCAGGCAGATGACGTCCGTACCGATGGCCCCCACGAACTATGCCTACACCCGCCACATGCTCAGCGTGGCACAGAGCGGATCGGCCGCGGAGATTACCGTCGTCGCTCTCCCCTGCGCCTGGATCTACTGCATCGTCGGGCAACATCTCTTAAAGAATGGCCCGCCTAAGAAGAATCATCCCTACCGCAACTGGCTCATGCTCTATGCCTCGCCGGAATTCGCCGAAGTCCAACGCTGGATGAGAAAAAAGGTCGATCAGTGGGCCAAGACCGCAGGCGTTGAAGAAAAACGCCGGATGGAAGAAGCCTTCATCATCAGCTCCCGTTACGAGTGGATGTTCTGGGAAATGGCGTGGAACGAGGAAACCTGGCCCGTGTGAGCCGACGGGTCCTGTCGCGAACCAGCCCGTCCATCCTCGCACCCCGCCCGGAGTAGGGACCCCGCTGCGGGCGGACGGGCACCCAGGTTCGCGCCACCCGTCGAGTCACACGGGCCAGATTGGGGGAGACAAAATGACGGGAGCGGATAGAGGGGCAGGGCAGGACCGTCTCGGGCTGCGCGCAATTTGGCCCAGCCCTGCTACCCAGCCCGTGACCTGTCTTCCCTTAGAATAGGCCCAGACTCTATGACATGCTTCAAACCTTCAGGATAAGATATAGCTCACGAAGTCAGAGCGCGTGTATCGTGCCGGAGAAATCGTCTCCCCGATTTTATTGGGACCCGTCACGTAATACTTCCCATTTTTGCATGTAACGCGAAGCCATGATTGCCGCCCACCAGCGTCACCACCCATAAGACGAAATCCATTACTCCATTTGATGGCACAGACGACCTCGTTGCCACAGACCAGGAGGAGAAAGACCTTCTTAGTAGCGGCCGCTTTCTGAACTAGAAATTCTTTCAATGGGGATAAGAAAAAGAAGTTCCATGCCTTTCCCTTCTTTTGCTTCCACGTCCGGCCTTTTTTGAGAGCAAGAAGCCGGTCGTCATTAATGAGGTAAGACGCTCGTTGTCCGCATATGAGCTCCAGCTTCACGCATTTCTCATGGTTGAGGATCGGCAGCAACGCCTTCGCATACCATATATCTTGTTTCTGTAAGGTTGTGACGGGCATGCGGGTCTCCTCAATTAATGGGGCATCTCAAACACCTACGACAAAGGCCATCATGTTTTTTGCAATTCTAAATTAAAGCCTGCGCCGCCACCCGTTGCCATAAAAACCAAACGGCATGTCTTATGCGCATCGCTCCAGTCCCCCGTTTCGCTGTGCTTCCCATATCGCATCGAACTGCTTCCGCCACGCCTCATAATTGCGGCGCTGCCGAAGCGTCTTCACATCAAAACGCATGTTGATCTCTATCACTGAGACCCTCTTGATGTCCCGTTTGCGCAGCACCCGGTCTGGCAGATACAGCTCGCTATCGCTGTCATACACCACTACAAGAAACCCATAAGACAACCCATGCCTGAGGCCAAGCACTTCCAACTTGCGCACATCTTTCTCCACCGCTTTCTCCACCGCGGCTCGGTTAACCCCTGCAATCCTTGGAAACACCTTGAACTCCACCGCATAGATTGGCTTGCGCTGATTGAACACCACTAAATCTGGCCTGGGCCGCTGGCTGCCTGGTCCCTTGAGCGTTGCATCGCACCGAACGATCAACCGATCACGGCCTTTCCGTTCTAGAAACTTGCGGATGTAGCCATAAGCTGCCGCATGGACATCCCGCTCATTGTGCAGCAGACATTTCCGAAGATCTTTATACAAGCCTTTGCCGAGCCCGCTCTTAATGAAGCCGTTGAATCTGTCCGCTTCGAACTTACTCATGAAGCCCTCCCGCATCGATAGAAGCCCTGTCATCCCACGCACGTGGCAGGTGAATCGTATCAACCCCTCCGCATAAGGCAAAACAGTTTCGGAGAAACTGCGTATCACACACCCTCAATCCCTAGCCCGCATTTGTCATGACGGCTCATCTCAATAAGAATTGAACGTACCCCGCGTGCATCATCCTGGTGAGTTGCCGCAGGATGCAGCTGAAGATATGGCTGAATCTCAGTGAGCTTGGGGTATTGATTGCCCTAAGGCGGCTTGTCTATTGGCTGAGCACCGCACGCAAGCCATGCAGGAATTATCAAATCATGGTTCAAGACGGAGGAGACGAGCTGTGTGATGAACAGTGAGGATATGGATCTCGTCGTGAATAAGGCGATAAACAATCCGGTAGGTGCCGTGAATCACTTCTCGAACAGCGGGATCGTTGACCTCCGGGACGACACGCCCGGACTGCGGAAAGGCAGGCAATCGTTCAGCAGAAGATATCAATTGTTGGGTCACGAGTAGCGCGTAGTGGGGAGAATCCTGCGCGATGAAACGCCTGATCGACTGGACATCTTCAATAGCCCGGCGAGTTCAGACCAGCGGCATCATTTGAGAAGCTGACGAACCGCCTCGGCGTGGGGCACTGTTTCACCGCTATCGGACTGCCGGAGGCCCTCTTCGACTTTCGCCAGAAAACAGAGCCGCTCAATGGCATCCTCAAGCGTAGCGGTGTCTGGAAGCCCTTCGACCGCTTGAAGAATCCTCTGTTTGACCGTTCCAGTCGCCATAGTAATCACCTCTTACAATCCGTACTCTAGGACACTTTTTCTGATGCGTCAACGTTCAGACGCCTGCTCCTTGTGCAGAAAGACCACCTAATCAAACCAGCACACGGTATACCAGTCAATCCCTATGAGCTCTAGACATGCAGCCCAACCTGAGTATAATGGCGCCACTCGTATGATCAGACAGGTTCTCGCCATAACAGGACTCCTCTTCGGCACGCTGCTTTCCGGCCACGTCTTCGCGGCTGGAAACTATGAGGAGAGCCTCAAGCTCTTGGCTGACGGAGTGATCGCCGAATCTTTGAAAGCCAAGAAGGAACGCCTGGCCATTATCGACTTCACGGATGCCAAGGGCGCCGTCACGCCGATCGGACAGTTTTTAGCAGAGGAACTCGGCACACAGCTATTGGTAGCAGGCGAACTGAAGGTTGTGGAACACAAGCTCGTCAGCTCCACGCTCAAAAAGCGACACATCACCCAGATCGAGGCAACTTCCCCCAAAGCCCTGAAGGGGGCGGCGAAGGCCATCCGCACCGACGTCTTTGTCACGGGGTCTTACCTCGATGCTCCGGAGGGAATCCTGGTCACCGTGAAGCTCATGAACCCGTCGAATGCCCAGGCGATCGGCGCGGCGCGGGGCATGATCCCGAAAGCCGGACCCCTCGGTGAAATGGTCAAAGAATTCAATAAGCCGCCGGCGGTCAAAGTAGAGCCCCCGAAAGGGCCGACCACCCCGGAAGGATTGGGCTTCCATCGAAACGAATTCTATGAATTGGTCGTGCGGGCGCTGAGCCGGCAGGACAATCGGATCCGGATGGATCTGACGATTGAAAACCGGTCTCCACGCGATGTAAAACTGCTCTGCCTCCTCCAAAATACCGTGTTGAGGGACGACCAGGGAGGGCAGTGGTCACAAAGTGTCGAAGGTAATCGCGAGGGGCTCTGCACCAGAGGCATCGAACTCTCGCCGCGGGAGAAGGATCGAGCGGTGCTGACCTTTGTTGCGCCGGCTGACTCCACGGCCGTTTCGCAATTCACCTTCTCCTTTCATGAAAAATCGCCTCGCCGAGATGCCACGTTTACGATCGAAGGCCTCGCCGTTGAGACATCGCCGACTCCGGTTACCCCAGCTACCCCTTAACGAATCGGAACTATCATGGCTGCACGCACCTTAAAGCAAGTTCTCACGATCGCCGGGTCCGACTCGGGCGGAGGCGCCGGGATTCAGGCGGACCTCAAATCCATGTCGGCCAACGGCGTCTTCGCGATGTCGGTGATTACCGCCGTCACAGCGCAGAACACGGAAGATGTGACCGATGTGTTCGAGCTGCCGACCTCCATCATTGCCTCGCAACTCGACGCCGTCTTCGACGACTTCGAGGTTTCCGCCGTCAAAACCGGCATGCTCTCCTCCACGGCGATCGTCGAACTCGTAGCGAAAATGCTGGCCATACAAAAGGTCACGAATCTGGTCGTCGACCCGGTGATGATCTCCAAATCCGGCCGCGCACTTCTGAAGCCGGATGCCATCGACGCCCTCAAGAAACTGCTCTTTCCGCTCGCGCTCGTCGTGACCCCCAATATCCATGAGGCGCAGCAGCTTTCCGGCATCGCCATCAGCAACCTGGCCGATGCGCGCCGCGCCGCGAAGATCATCCACGGCTTCGGCTCTCAGTACGTGCTGATCAAGGGCGGCCACCTGCTCACTGAGCGCGCCACCGACCTGCTCTATGACGGCCGGTTTTTCAATATCTATAAAGGCGAGTTCATCGACACGCCCCATACGCACGGCACCGGCTGCACCTTCGCCTCGGCGCTTGCGGCACAACTGGCGCGCGGCAAGGCCATGACGGATGCGGTGCAGGCTGCAAAGACCTATCTCACGGAGACGATCCGCCATAGTCTTGCCATTGGACACGGCACCGGCCCGACCAATCACTTCTACTTTCTCGAAACGTAGGGACCAACGATGTCGCGACTTCCTGGACGGCCGCTCACGTTCCTTCTGACCGGATTCTCGTGGCTAGTGCTGGCGTCGCTCGTCGGGCTCGCCATCCTCGTCGGCCTGGTTCGGGGAACGCCGCTCCCTCATTGGATACGCCATGCCCATGTGCATGCGGCCCTCGTGGGTGGAGTGGCGCAAATGATTCTGGGCGCGCTGCTGACCTTCATCTCTCCGCTCCTCCTGACCGGCCGCACACAACGCGAGTCGCACCCGCTCCTGTTTGTGACGATCAACGGGAGTGCCGTGGGAATG
The DNA window shown above is from Nitrospira sp. and carries:
- the sthA gene encoding Si-specific NAD(P)(+) transhydrogenase, which translates into the protein MPGAHEIRIVQDQMRRNSVDMIYGTASFADPHRLRVQQTSGTVEHTAHFIVIAVGTEPARPPEIPFDEESIIDTDGLLTLKRIPQSIVIVGGGVIGTEYASILATMGVPVILIDKRPRLLEFVDAEIIEALQRQMKEIGVTLYHKEEVVSIQKELSGQIAVTLQKAKPISAGTLMYAIGRVGATRDLQLEHIGLTPDSRGRLAVNEHFQTPVPHIYAAGDVIGFPALASTSMQQGRHAACHAFGHPDRTDTALLPYGIYAIPEISMVGRTEEDLAKDRIPFGVGIARYKEIARGQLIGDEMGMLKLLFHRQTRELLGVHAIGEGATELIHIGQAVMAYHGRIEYFVDTVFNYPTLAECYKVAALDGINRLPRPWPPTP
- the tenA gene encoding thiaminase II yields the protein MSFSNHLRSLATSIWDDQLTHPFVAALGNGTLPERKFKYYILQDARFLGDLSRVFAAGAVKAPDADSALRFAKLAEETIVVERSLHESYGTQWKMSTRQMTSVPMAPTNYAYTRHMLSVAQSGSAAEITVVALPCAWIYCIVGQHLLKNGPPKKNHPYRNWLMLYASPEFAEVQRWMRKKVDQWAKTAGVEEKRRMEEAFIISSRYEWMFWEMAWNEETWPV
- a CDS encoding FlgO family outer membrane protein translates to MIRQVLAITGLLFGTLLSGHVFAAGNYEESLKLLADGVIAESLKAKKERLAIIDFTDAKGAVTPIGQFLAEELGTQLLVAGELKVVEHKLVSSTLKKRHITQIEATSPKALKGAAKAIRTDVFVTGSYLDAPEGILVTVKLMNPSNAQAIGAARGMIPKAGPLGEMVKEFNKPPAVKVEPPKGPTTPEGLGFHRNEFYELVVRALSRQDNRIRMDLTIENRSPRDVKLLCLLQNTVLRDDQGGQWSQSVEGNREGLCTRGIELSPREKDRAVLTFVAPADSTAVSQFTFSFHEKSPRRDATFTIEGLAVETSPTPVTPATP
- the thiD gene encoding bifunctional hydroxymethylpyrimidine kinase/phosphomethylpyrimidine kinase; translated protein: MAARTLKQVLTIAGSDSGGGAGIQADLKSMSANGVFAMSVITAVTAQNTEDVTDVFELPTSIIASQLDAVFDDFEVSAVKTGMLSSTAIVELVAKMLAIQKVTNLVVDPVMISKSGRALLKPDAIDALKKLLFPLALVVTPNIHEAQQLSGIAISNLADARRAAKIIHGFGSQYVLIKGGHLLTERATDLLYDGRFFNIYKGEFIDTPHTHGTGCTFASALAAQLARGKAMTDAVQAAKTYLTETIRHSLAIGHGTGPTNHFYFLET